The Chanos chanos chromosome 3, fChaCha1.1, whole genome shotgun sequence genome segment ATGATGCTGGTCTGAGTCCAGACCTGCCTGGGGAGgagccacctcctcctcctgataACATTGCTTTCATGATTACTAACACCAAAGTACAGGCCCTGTCCACTGGAGAATACCAGGAGCTTGTTAATGCAAAGAGAGGCAGTGTTCAAACTGTTACTGTTGGCAACAAGCGGCACGTAACCACCAACGGTGCCTTGGCATCCGGAGATGCCACTCAAGGCAGCGAACTTCATGACATGGACAACGGTGGGTTCAACAAGAAACCTGTGATCATTATTTTCGATGAGCCAATGGACATCCATTCAGCCTACAAACGCCTCTCTACCATTTTTGAGTGCGAGGAGGAGCTGGACAGGATGCTGGCAGAAGAGAGGATAgatgaggtggaggaggaggaggaagcggAAGAGAGTTCTGGAGAAATGCAGGTAAAAAAGGGGTCACCAGAGAATTCAGGGAAAGTGCCTGGTGGGACACCAGGTGCGGGAGACCATCACACATCATCGTCTTCGTCATCGTTATCTGAAGGAGGACCGCAGTCAGATCCTACTGGAGACTCGAAACAGGATTCTAAGAAGAAGTTCAAGTTTAAATTTCCCAAGAAACAGCTAGCAGCACTGACGCAGGCCATACGCACCGGCACCAAGACAGGCAAGAAGACCCTGCAGGTGGTAGTctatgaggatgaggaggaatcTGATGGAACTTTGAAGCCCAAAGAGGCCAAGAGATTTGAGATTGCGCGGTCAAAACAGGACCCCAAAACTACGGCTAACCCCCAGGACCTGCAAGGCCGGACGGACGAAATCCGTAAAAGCACCTACAAAACCCTGGACAGTCTGGAACAGACCATTAAACAGCTAGAAAGCACCATCAGTGAGATGGGCCCACGGTTGCCTGAGGAAGGGGGACCTGCTGAGGACCCTAAACCTCAAGGGGGCCAGGGTGGAGAGGCTGCAGCACCTGAGAAAAACTCTACTCCTAAATCCCTCATGCCCAAATCCTCCGGATCCAGCAAGTCCTCAGGTTCCCGTAAAAAACCCAAACCGCAGCTCCTTCCTCGACCTGCTACGATCCCAACTGCCGGGGTCTCAGTCAGCGCGGTTCCTACCCACCAGGTCTCTCTCTAATTCTGACCGCTTCACCACCGGAGACCGTCGTTGGtctttccttctcctctccctcacccGAATTCCTCGCTAACCAGTTGGGTTCACAGATCCCTTAACTTACTTGCTCTGGTACAAGGGATCCACAAAGGGATTTAGGCTTTCTAACCCTGTGCGTTGAAACCTATGTTTGGATTGACTGATGTTTCACGGGTGGCAGTTTTAGATTCAGCACGtctcacatttttgttttgtttgtcaatAGCGGTGTAACGAGGGGCTCGGACAGGTTCTGTTTAGGCAGGCTCTACTCACCAAATTACAGTCCCTCACTTTTgatcccttttttttattattgttattatcatttcCTTATTGGGTTTAATTGTTTGAAGTTTGGTGATCACTGAGGGTGTTACTATGGTGAACAGGACTGGGTTGCATGCTTTCTTACTTCACTCTGGTGTTTCTCTGTTCGTGATCTTAAAATGTGATGTTATGACACTGCTAGATGTTTGAAACAGGCTTTAGCCTGCAGGTGACTCCCTGATTCCTAACCTTTCCACAATAtggctctctgttttgtttccctttatttttttttatatctcttttgttcttattttttgGTTTGAATCCTTTTTGCAGAATGCCAACGCGATCTCACCCACTAGTCGGATGCCAGTGCCCGTATCTGCCAAGGCAAGGCAGCAACCGggtacctcagagagagagaaggcagcaaaacaacaaaagctaCAAGACTCACAGAGGCAGTTCCGCCAGGTAGTTTTATCATAGGCCTATCGTcccagacagcagagagagagagagaggggacacaAATTCAGGACACACGGTTGCGTGTGTATTGTAGTACAGAGATATGTAGCAGACGTTATAACGAGACAGGAAGCTAACAGAGAGTTAGTTGAAAGAACGTGAAAGCTGACAGATGTGCAATGGTTCTGTGTGAGCGGTTCGGTGTGAGAAACCACCTTGGATCTTTTGGTGTTTTCTCCCTGCTATGTTTGAGACTGAAGGCATGTGactgttactttttttgtttgtttgtttgggttttttttcgtaACATCACCAATTGCTTCTGCATGTTCGCTCTGCTCATGGCTTTTGGTGCTGTGTTGGTGACGAGAGGATaacaaaagaaagtgaaaagtTAAAGCTGTAAGAAACCCTACCTGTCATTTCTAGAATTGTCCTCACAGCTGGTTCATAAAGCTCGTTATACCGCCACCTGCAGGGAGCTTCAGCTGGACGTTCCTCCACTTAACTTGCACCACACGATCTTACTTTAAATTACTTTTCTACTAAACTCTAGTTCACTCTAGTTCTAACTCAATAAACTCctacatttcccacaatgccAAATGACACCTCCTTTGCTAGATAAGATGCACCTCTACTAAACCTTCTGTGCTCCTTGGACCCCTTCCTACTCCTCAGTTTCCCTCGCAGGGGAACCAGGCCTACCTCACATTACCAGGATCCACCTTGCACTAAACCTCAACTGCCCTTTGGAAACCTTCCCACAATGCATCTCTCCTATTCCTCCCGGAGGCTCCTCTGGTCTTGTATACTGGTTGGTTTTTGTATCCTCACCCTGCGTGCCACGCACTCTAATACGTAAAATACACTCAGAatacttctctctttcccctccttttccccctcaagggttttctctcttctttttattaATATGATGTCTTCTTTATGTCTCACTTATAAccagaagaaaagacagatcattaagtttgtcttttatttgtgtgtgtgtgtgtgtgtgtgtttgtgtatatgtcttTAGTTCTCTGAgtaatttttgtgtttctttgtctgaTTATCTCTATTAATTAACTTTAGGTCCCGATAGTATAATTATGTgttacattttttatgttttaatcatGACTTTTCCCTTTTGTTGACAATCAGTGTGTTCTGGCGTCTTTGTTTGCAGGCTAACGGAAGTGCTAAGAGATCTGGAGGAGATCCCAAATCCACTTCCCCTTCTGTGCCTGCCTCTAAAATCCCAGCTTTTTCCTCTAGCGTGGGAAAAGGCTTCTCCCAGTCTGATGCTACTAATTCCATTAACTCTTCctcgctctcctcctctccctcctcatcttccCTTTCAGCCAACAAGTCCTCCATACCCTCCCCCCGTTCTAGTTCTGCCTCTTCCTCCCATATCCCCTCCCTCTCTAACGGCTCGCTTAAGTTAGCCCCGCCCACTCACACCGCTAAAGGCCTCTCCTTCTCCTCGCAGACTCAAAATGGTCgaccttcctcttcctcctcctcctcttcctcctctacctcctctcctcactccccACTGTCCCCCACCATGTTGGCTCAGGGTGTGAAGACCATCcgcaccatacacacacccagctTCACCAGCTACAGCCGGCCACACAACGGGAGCGGCGGCAAATCAGCCATTCCCACTGCTACAGCCACCAAGGACTGCTCATAGAGTTCTCCGCTGGCTTTTCGCTCATGTCTTAGAGGGGTAAAGCTACTCctggttcttttgttttttcctttgtatcatttttaacgtgtgtgttatttgtgctttttttttttttttagtgcttttGTTAATGTAAAGAAGTGTTTGGAAtgcactttgtttttgttttgggttttctgtTCGGCATGTTGTTTAGCCTGCCTATGCagtattttcattgtttttgtttttttgttttttgttttttttttaaccctttgtTTTCCCATTTTTGCAAACAATCACCCCCATCAGATATGATTTAAActtgaaaatattgaaaataaatttgaacatATGAAAATAGTATGTACATAACTAAAACTGAAGTAGAAACATGATATAGTTTCACTGCACAGTACACGCTATTGATTGATTACTAATATTGATTTCtttgttgggttttgttttcctcatgatgaaaatattgaaaatatatttttcttacGAGtagaaaagaaatagaaaaagagaaatatgaaacagaTGTGTAATCCCGATGAACATGTGTATGTAATATTACAATgcgtgttttattttttaaaaccaggaaaaaaaatagattgaATACAGTTATATTTTGATCTCgcattattttttatgtttgccCAAATTTGGTTTAAGCCAAGTTAATTGTATTTTGAAATTAACTGTTCTTagactgatctttttttttttttaacatgtaacatgtaaaaccATGGGAATACCATagagtttgttgtttgtttctttcacatGCACTGCCAATGTCTTTcaaagaaaatgattaaaaaaaaaaaaaacaggttatgTATTAAAATTCTCTTAATGTAGTTTTTGTGCCTAGCTGCCAAAGTTGTTGGTATTTCTCCTTTGGACTGTCCAGCTGCATTGGATACACTGTCTGAGAAATTCGATATGTACGTATAGAATGGGCCATCCCATCTTATCTGTCGTACTCTGGATTTACTGGAACTTTGCAGTACATAACTTAATGTGTACATTATCAGGGGACCTCAAATCTGATCTTGGGGGAGGGTCCAGATTTCTACTGATTTTTGCTCTCACTTCATAAGCAGaggctgattttcttttttttttcttttttttttacctggaaaacaggtgtgtgcacttttcagccaatcagagatcacAGTGTTTGGTTAATACGATACCCAAGAATCAATCTGGACCTCCAAAACTGTATTTTAGGGCCCCTGGTCAAAATGTATACTAAAACAATAGCAACCAACATGTATAAAAAAACCCTTCTTCCGCTAAGAGTTGGTTAAGTCTTGTTCACATACTGTACCAAAGTGTATTTCTATGCATGCCTTCCTGAAGCTTTCataaagagggagaagaagcgagtgagagagagaaagagagagaatgacagtgtATAAGAGTCACACTTGCacagacagtttgttttgtaaatatatttgttttctcttgttttgtaaaGCTTTAAACTGTACTGCAGGAGAGCGCTGTAGTCACAACTGTGTAGtttatgaaaacaataaaagtcTGCATGCTTGTCAAATGGTCTCTTTGTCCCATCATATGGTGaatattacagtaataaaacacacagcactacacggTCACATTTTTCATCGGCAATGCACAGTCATGAGACCATAGCTGTCATAATAGCATCTTAATGCAAAAGATTCCAAAGATGAAATTCATGAAATTAAATATCAGTGGTTTTGAGGATCTATACCAGTCTAAATCAGGACCGAGTGATGTACATGAATCATATTCTTCACCCACCGTATTCCCCTTCAAATAACTGTCCATGTCTGGGAGTCCGCTGTGGTCACGCGATTTGTCAAAGAGAGGTACAGGGATCAATACACCTTCCCAAAGTTATACAGTACAGGCCTTTTGGTTATGATGCAAGTCCGAGCCATAAAATATACAtgcaacagtcaaaatcaacatTTAAGCAAAAACAGTGTAGTGAAGACAAGAGCTTTCATGCAGGTTTACTCCCTGAGTTTATTAAGCAGTTAACATCCTGTCATGTTAAgcgtcatatatatatatatatatatgtatataacaaTCTTGAGAAAAGCCACACATTATCATGTCTTAAAGGAAGAGATCTATAACTGAAAAAGATATGATTGTCAGTTGTATCTTTGGAGCATCTTCAGTGACAGACGGTTCAAACTGTTtcaaccaaaaagaaaaaaaaaaagtttcacaagTAACAGGAGATGCTGTCAAGGAAGTTTGACACAAAGATAACTGTGATGAGATGAGGTCCAAAGTGCATACCACTCGAACATGATGCTCACTTtatttcacacactcattttattTAGTTGCATGGCAAAACGTGTAAACAAACTTAATTATCTATATGGTTATTTAGAAAGCATAGAAAGATAAACAGTGGTTCTACTGGGTGATAGAGATAGATCAAGTGGTGCGATAAGTCAGTGCTCACTCTAATTTCAGTACACATGCTGTTGCAGCAAGCACAAGTTATCTTTCATTCCGGTTTCAACCTGCAGACTAATGCGTTGGGTTTACATCTCAGAGGAAACCCTCATACCCGAGTGGTTGATTTGGTATGCTGTGTACTTTTGTTGTATGGTTTAAACCCATTCAACCACACTAAAGTATGAGAACACAggagataaatatatatattatctgAATGACGATTTCTGTGATCAAACTTAATCTTTGGTTTTTACTGATGGAGCTTTGCAGGTTCGCTGACATCCGTGGCACAGCATGTTAAAAGCATAGGTCAAAGAAAAGTACATGATTAGGTAACATAGCTGAAGTGAGATCTTCTGAAGTTTTGGATTGGCAGACACACTGACCCATGCTCCTATTGGCCAATTCACATGAATGGAAATGGCCGATTGTGTgagtatgcttgtgtgtgcgaatgtgtgcCCATTGGCAGGGGATAAAATAACTCTAATAATCAGACagaaataatacatttcttGATCACATGCTGTTCGGGAATATTTTCACGAGCAGTCAGACTTGTTTACGGAGTTGAGGATGGGCTGAAAATACAGCATTTTATCAACTGTCCGTAAATTTACAGAGAGTTGGTAATATATATGACAACAGTCATCCTACGTTGAAGCACCTCTATTCTGATGGGAGTGTTCTCTTCCAAAACGACCGTGCTCCCATACTAAGGGCATGGGTGCTAACCTCATCCCCAGTGCTTCCTGATAAGCATAAAATGTAGGTAAACCAAATGTCATCGCTGTTTGAACCATCACATCTCAGTGCAGTAGAACTCTTAAGAGAAGATTCTACAGCGGTGTCTAAAATAACACCGTCCGCTAAACAGCGAATAATGGAATTTCTCAATGACGGGCAGTGTCCTGTTTCATTAACAGAAGTGAAGACACCTGCAGGACCCATTTGAAGAGACGTGGGAACTGCTCTTGACTCTTTTGAAGCTTTATACGTTCACTTCTGCGTTATTTCTAGCTGAATGCATTTTTCTTCTAAggatattttttaatgtattaagaTATGACAAAGGGttttaataaaactgtttaCTTGAGGTAGTTTGCTGTTGATTGTCCTCTGAGCGTTTACAGAAAATCTGAGTCAGAGATTGCTGGTAAGTGCTGGCCAGGAAAAAATACATGACTGGGTCAAAcacgccactgacacacatgaGGGCAGAGGTCAGGCGGTTGCCAAAAGCCAGCGCTTTCATTTCGTCCTCCGTCATGTCGTCGTGAGCGTGTCTCTCGATGTAAATGAAACGGTGCACGTGGTAAGGCACAAACGCGACCAGGATGTTGACCATGGTGAGTATAATTAACCTAATGGCTTTCTGCTGGACCAGCGTCCTCTCCTGAAACTTCATTGTCCTCAGCTTGATCAGAATGAGGATGTAGGAGACCGTCAGAGTGAGAAGAGGAACCGTGAACGCGACCGCAGTAGACACAAGTGCTTTGGGAGTTGTATTCTCAAAGTACAGCTGGCTGCAGATAGTTATATTTAACTTCTCTGACTGTATGGTCATGGTTTGGGTCGACATCAGCTT includes the following:
- the LOC115806463 gene encoding uracil nucleotide/cysteinyl leukotriene receptor, coding for MNHSDHSPVVMKNNFYSAGSHEENVLFATYYIIILIISVPFNALALWVFCRQAKSKSPSKVFLLNLAIADMAYVLVLPMRVVYHAADSHWPLGEAPCRLVGVLFFLNLYCSLLFMMFISLDRLVALVLPIKSQSLRKTRNAKATCILLWIIVTFSMLPKLMSTQTMTIQSEKLNITICSQLYFENTTPKALVSTAVAFTVPLLTLTVSYILILIKLRTMKFQERTLVQQKAIRLIILTMVNILVAFVPYHVHRFIYIERHAHDDMTEDEMKALAFGNRLTSALMCVSGVFDPVMYFFLASTYQQSLTQIFCKRSEDNQQQTTSSKQFY